One segment of Bradyrhizobium sp. WD16 DNA contains the following:
- a CDS encoding cupin domain-containing protein, which yields MDIIAAGTRPTNRASKDYFTGTVWQDPVVAAPAPARLVAARVAFEPGARTAWHTHPLGQTLYVLSGIGLVQTKGGPIQEIRPGDTVWIPPGEKHWHGACPKNGMVHLAMQESLDGTHVTWMEHVTDEEYGASVSR from the coding sequence ATGGACATCATCGCCGCCGGCACGCGACCGACCAACCGCGCCTCCAAGGACTATTTCACCGGCACCGTCTGGCAGGACCCGGTGGTGGCGGCGCCGGCGCCGGCGCGCCTCGTCGCCGCCCGCGTTGCCTTCGAGCCCGGGGCGCGCACCGCCTGGCATACCCATCCGCTCGGCCAGACCCTCTACGTGCTGTCCGGCATCGGGCTGGTGCAGACCAAGGGCGGTCCGATCCAAGAGATCCGCCCCGGCGACACGGTGTGGATTCCGCCGGGAGAGAAGCACTGGCACGGCGCCTGCCCGAAGAACGGCATGGTGCACCTCGCCATGCAGGAATCCCTCGACGGCACCCATGTCACCTGGATGGAGCATGTCACCGACGAGGAATACGGCGCGTCGGTGAGCCGCTGA
- a CDS encoding PilZ domain-containing protein translates to MTQQRRFERIRPAGLMARTARIITGGRDPVIDCTVIDYSAGGACLDLDLSLAARLPQRFDLHHGASRKKCRVVWTRGRLTLV, encoded by the coding sequence ATGACCCAGCAGCGCAGATTTGAACGGATCCGGCCGGCCGGTTTGATGGCGCGGACGGCGAGGATCATCACCGGTGGCCGCGATCCGGTGATCGATTGCACCGTGATCGACTACAGCGCCGGCGGCGCCTGCCTCGACCTCGACCTTAGTCTCGCCGCGCGGCTGCCGCAGCGCTTCGATCTGCACCATGGCGCCAGCCGCAAGAAATGCCGCGTCGTCTGGACCCGCGGCCGGCTGACGCTCGTTTGA
- a CDS encoding DUF2239 family protein, protein MSDDLAKPCTAFEGARRLSSGPLIEVVLAVKEATDRGASAPLLVFDDATGQVLDFDLRGAKADVVTRLSGRAARPATPSRNPKAQAEADPPEGPRGKGRPKLGVVAREVTLLPRHWDWLAGQPGGASAALRRLVDEARRTGSGSLKRRTAQETAYRFMSAMAGDIAGFEEASRALFADDRPRMEQHMAGWPADIRDHVLRLAFDERSLTPVAANRSAPS, encoded by the coding sequence GTGTCCGATGATCTCGCCAAGCCGTGCACCGCCTTCGAGGGGGCGCGACGGCTGTCGTCAGGCCCGCTGATCGAGGTCGTCCTCGCGGTGAAGGAGGCCACCGACCGCGGCGCCAGCGCGCCGCTGCTGGTGTTCGACGACGCCACCGGACAGGTGCTCGATTTCGATCTGCGCGGCGCCAAGGCCGATGTCGTCACGCGCCTGTCGGGCCGCGCAGCGCGGCCAGCAACGCCGTCACGAAATCCGAAAGCCCAGGCGGAGGCGGACCCCCCGGAGGGGCCGCGCGGCAAGGGGCGTCCGAAGCTCGGCGTGGTCGCTCGCGAGGTGACCCTGCTTCCCCGCCATTGGGACTGGTTGGCCGGCCAGCCCGGCGGCGCCTCGGCGGCGTTGCGACGGCTGGTCGACGAGGCCCGGCGCACCGGCAGCGGCAGCCTGAAGCGGCGCACCGCGCAGGAGACAGCCTATCGCTTCATGTCGGCCATGGCCGGCGACATCGCCGGCTTCGAGGAGGCGTCACGCGCCTTGTTCGCCGACGATCGTCCCCGGATGGAGCAGCACATGGCGGGCTGGCCGGCGGACATCCGCGATCACGTGCTGCGGCTCGCCTTCGACGAACGCTCGCTGACGCCCGTCGCAGCGAACCGCAGCGCGCCTAGCTAG
- a CDS encoding GIY-YIG nuclease family protein: protein MRAEDRKAAVAAYKKRKTIAGVYQVRCAVSGEAWIGHCADVSTIQNRIWFTLRLGSCPDNSLQQAWTSHGAEAFSLEILERVEEDDAYIRHARLKERAEHWRDRHQAQPI from the coding sequence ATGCGAGCCGAAGACCGGAAGGCGGCCGTTGCCGCCTACAAGAAGCGCAAGACCATCGCCGGCGTCTATCAGGTCCGCTGCGCTGTTTCGGGCGAAGCCTGGATCGGCCATTGCGCCGACGTCAGCACCATCCAGAACAGGATCTGGTTCACGCTGCGGCTCGGCAGCTGTCCGGACAACAGCCTGCAGCAGGCGTGGACCAGCCATGGCGCGGAGGCGTTTTCACTCGAGATCCTCGAGCGTGTCGAGGAGGACGACGCCTATATCCGCCATGCCCGCCTCAAGGAGCGGGCCGAGCATTGGCGCGATCGACACCAGGCACAGCCGATCTGA
- a CDS encoding IS256 family transposase encodes MSKDNIIKLIQPGNVDDQLTEILRNGARALLAQAVEAEVADFVGKHADLKTGDGRQRVVRHGHLPEREVMTGIGPVAVRQPRVRDREAAAADPDRIRFSPSILPPYMRRSKSIETLLPILYLKGISTGDFSEALAALLGKDAAGLSASAIGRLKDGWLDEHAAWQKRDLSAKRYVYIWADGIHLQARLEDEKQCILVLIGATPEGRKELVGFTDGARESAQDWRDLLLDLKRRGLEVSPRLVIADGALGFWKAAGEVWPKTREQRCWVHKTANVLAKLPKSQQPKAKRALQEIWMAETRAAAELAFDAFIESYTPKYEKAADCLSKDRDALLAFYDFPAEHWKHLRTTNPIESTFATVRHRTIRSKGCLSNRTALAMVFKLLEGAQKSWRRLDGHNQLPKLVLGVTFNDGIEVIAKPTDRQPVTAAA; translated from the coding sequence GTGTCCAAAGATAACATTATCAAGCTGATTCAGCCAGGAAACGTCGACGACCAACTCACTGAAATCTTGCGCAACGGGGCGCGTGCCCTGTTGGCCCAGGCGGTCGAGGCCGAAGTCGCGGACTTTGTCGGCAAGCATGCCGATTTGAAGACCGGGGACGGCCGCCAGCGCGTGGTCCGCCACGGTCACCTGCCGGAGCGAGAGGTAATGACCGGTATAGGTCCGGTCGCCGTCCGCCAGCCGCGTGTGCGCGATCGCGAGGCGGCCGCCGCCGATCCCGATCGCATCCGGTTCTCGCCGTCGATCCTGCCGCCCTATATGCGCCGGTCGAAGTCGATCGAAACGCTGCTGCCGATCCTTTACCTGAAGGGGATTTCGACCGGCGACTTCTCCGAGGCGCTGGCGGCGCTGCTCGGCAAGGACGCGGCCGGGTTGTCGGCATCCGCCATCGGCCGTCTGAAGGACGGCTGGCTCGACGAGCACGCCGCGTGGCAGAAGCGCGATCTGTCGGCGAAACGCTACGTCTACATCTGGGCCGATGGCATCCATCTCCAGGCGCGCCTCGAAGACGAAAAGCAGTGCATCCTGGTGCTGATCGGGGCGACGCCGGAGGGCCGCAAGGAACTGGTCGGCTTCACCGATGGCGCCCGCGAGAGCGCGCAGGACTGGCGCGATCTGCTGCTCGACCTCAAGCGGCGCGGGCTCGAGGTGTCGCCGCGGCTCGTCATCGCCGATGGCGCGCTCGGGTTCTGGAAAGCCGCCGGTGAGGTCTGGCCGAAAACACGCGAGCAGCGCTGCTGGGTGCACAAGACCGCCAACGTGCTCGCCAAGCTGCCGAAGAGCCAGCAGCCGAAGGCCAAGCGCGCATTGCAGGAGATCTGGATGGCTGAAACCAGGGCCGCCGCCGAGCTGGCGTTCGACGCCTTCATCGAGAGCTATACGCCCAAATACGAGAAAGCGGCCGACTGCCTGAGCAAGGATCGGGACGCGCTACTGGCGTTCTACGACTTCCCGGCCGAACATTGGAAACACCTGCGGACGACCAATCCCATTGAAAGCACCTTCGCGACCGTGCGCCACCGCACGATCCGGTCGAAGGGTTGCCTGTCGAACAGGACCGCGCTCGCGATGGTCTTCAAATTGCTCGAAGGCGCACAAAAAAGCTGGCGTCGCCTCGATGGCCACAACCAGTTGCCAAAACTCGTTCTCGGTGTGACATTCAACGACGGGATCGAGGTCATCGCCAAGCCGACCGACCGTCAGCCCGTAACCGCCGCCGCCTAA
- a CDS encoding AAA family ATPase, whose product MPSSPHPIVINPDHFLQTESGRVWTPERSRIAWQQSYDALRTVISAASDDLRNWTVVIVCGLQGAGKSTWILKQPVRPGAVYFDAALPAARHRAPIIEIAQRANAQVEIVWIKVPLPVALARNSQRKDDEQVPETSIQSVADLFEEPTTAEGAATVHIIEA is encoded by the coding sequence ATGCCTTCGTCTCCACATCCCATTGTGATTAACCCGGACCATTTCCTCCAAACAGAGAGTGGTCGCGTCTGGACCCCAGAACGAAGCCGGATTGCATGGCAGCAGAGTTATGACGCTCTGCGAACCGTCATATCCGCTGCTTCTGATGATCTCCGAAACTGGACGGTCGTGATTGTCTGCGGCCTTCAGGGGGCCGGCAAATCCACATGGATTTTAAAACAGCCGGTTCGTCCTGGCGCGGTTTACTTCGATGCGGCGCTGCCTGCGGCGCGGCACCGAGCCCCTATCATTGAAATTGCGCAAAGAGCCAACGCCCAAGTTGAGATCGTTTGGATTAAGGTTCCGCTGCCAGTTGCGCTCGCCAGAAACTCGCAGCGCAAGGACGACGAGCAGGTTCCCGAAACTTCGATCCAATCGGTTGCAGACCTTTTTGAAGAGCCGACTACTGCCGAAGGTGCAGCAACAGTCCACATCATTGAGGCTTGA